In the Bacillus sp. FJAT-42376 genome, AAATCGGAGCACCTGTTGCCATTACTCTGCCGGGAAAAGGAGCGATTCCGGATCTGCATCCTCACTGCCTCGGGCATCTGGGCCAGCTTGGAACCAAACCGGCTTATCAGGCGATGCAGGAGACGGATTTATTGATCATGATTGGAACCTCATATCCGTACCGTGAATTTTTGCCGGAAAAAGCGGATGCGATTCAGATTGACGTGGAAACGAAATTTATCGGCAAACGATATCCGGTAGCATGCGGACTGAACGGGGATGCGAAAAAAGTATTGGAAGTGCTGACTGCATCCGCTCCTTTTAAGGAGGATCGCTCCTTTCTTGAGGAATACCAAAAACGGATAAAGAGCTGGCGGGAGGAAATGGAAAAGGATAAAGCGCAGGAAACAGAGCAGCTCATGCCTCCTCAGGTAATGGCGGAGGTGCAGCAAGTTCTGGATCCGGACGCGATTTTATCTGTAGATGTCGGAAATGTGACGGTCTGGGCGGCGCGCTATCTGGATTTGGACCAGCAGAGTATGGTCATTTCAAGCTGGCTTGCCACAATGGGCTGCGGCCTTTCGGGGGCCATCGCTGCTAAAATTGCGGAACCGGAAAAGCAGGTCTGGGCATTTTGCGGAGATGGCGGATTCTCCATGGTGATGCACGATTTTGTCACAGCGGTCCGCTATAAGCTTCCAATTGTTGTGGTCATCTTTAACAATCAGAAGCTCGGGATGATCCATTATGAGCAGCAGGAAATGGGCCATCTCGAATATGGGACAGAACTTGGAACGATTGATTTTGCAAAGTTTGCAGAGGCTTGCGGGGGAATTGGAGTGCGCATCCATAGCCGGGATAAAATGAGGCTTGCACTTAAACAGGCTCTCAAAGTGGAAAAACCGGTAATCCTGGACGTTCAAGTGGAAGAAGAACCGCCGCTTCCGGGGAACATTTCGTATGGACAGGCCGTTCATTATACGGAGTACATGGTAAAAAAATTCTTCTCTGAAAAAAGCGTGACCATCCCGCCGATTAAGAAGAGTATGAAACGGCTTTTTTAAATACAGGCTTATAAACGCCTTCTGTACAAATAAAATAGGCTCCTAATGTTGATTCTTAACACCTGTTGATTGAAGTGGAAAGCGAGCGCCTGTAACGGAAATCAACAGCGAAGTTTAACAGCTTTAAAATAAAAAAAAAGACTCCCGGGTCTTTCTTTTTTTATTTATTGAAAATTCTGTATTTTTACATGTTAAAATGAATTTATCAAGAAATAGGAGGCGGAAAATGATGGGTCTTACTTGGGTTGGTTTATTCCTGGCTGCAGCGCTCATTTTTATGGTGATTCAGCTGAATGCATCTGTAAAGCAAAAACTTGCCCTTACAGCGGCGGCGTTTCTTTCTGTTCTTTTTCTTATGCTCGGGCAGTCGGGGACAAGCAAGCCTGCCTCGGTAACGGAAGGGTCAGCAGATCAGGAGAAGGCTTCTGCAGAAGAGGTAAAAGGTCTGAATAAAAAGCTTGAGGCTTTGGTGGACAAGAATGCGGAAATGGCTGAAGCGGCGGAAGAGATGAGGGATGAGCTTGCGGGTGCTGAAGCGAAAAAGGCAGAAGAAATAAAGCTTGCCGTTAAAGCGGCCGAAGAAGAAATGACGAAGGCCCATCAGGAAGAGATGAAGCAGGTTCTCGATCATGCCTTCAAGCAGTCCGCGGAAAAAGCGGCACCCGTCCAATCCATGGACGGAATAACCGGTGATCCGGAAACGGCTTCGGATAAGCCTTCAGAGTATGATCCTTTTGGTCCCGATTTGGACTGCGGGGATTTTGCCTCACAGGAGGATGCCCAGGCTGTCTATGAGGCTGCAGGAGGACCGGGAGCGGACCCCCATGATTTAGACCGTGACAAGGATGGAATGGCGTGCGATGTGAATTAGATAAACGCCAATTTTAGGAAGAAAGGCACTTTTGTCCTTGTTCAAATCATTTTCTTTTAATATAATATATTTAGAATTTTTTTAAAATATAATGAATGACTATTCATTCATTGCTAGGGGTGGGAGAATGAATGTAAGTACACGGTTATCCGAAACAGCTGCTCAATATGGGGAAAAAGCAGCTTATTATTTTGAAGGACAGGCTGTATCTTACGCACAGCTTGATGGGATGGTCAGCCGGTTTGCGGCAAGCCTGCAGTCGATGGGCATCCAAAAAGGGGATCATGTTGCACTGCTCCTGGGAAATTCACCGTATTTCGTTATCGGCATGTACGGGGCGCTTAGAGCGGGGGCTACCGTCATACCGGTGAATCCTATTTATACACCAGCGGAAATCGGGTATATTCTGAGCAATGGAGATGTAAAAGGGGTCATTGCGCTGGATCTGCTCGTCCCGATGTTTGAACAGATGAATGGACAGCTTCCGAAGCTTGAGCACATCATTGTCTGCGAGACACCGCCTTCGGAAAAGAAACGGGACTTTAATCCCGAAGAAGCTGTTATTTTCCCAAAAATGAAATCGTTTACAAATTTATTATCTCCGAATGATATCGAGTTTAAGCGCCCTGATCTGGAAGAAGAGGATATCGCGGTCATTTTGTATACATCGGGAACAACCGGGAAGCCAAAAGGTGCGATGCTTACCCATAAGAATATTTACAGCAACGCTTCAGATGTGGCAGCATACCTGAAGATGAATGACAGCGATAAGATTGTTGCCACCTTGCCGATGTTCCATGTCTTCTGCCTGACCGTCTCTTTGAATGCACCGTTAATGAGCGGGGCTTCGCTGATCATTGTTCCGAAGTTCAGTCCGAAAGACGTTTTCCGTTTAATCAAGGAACACAAAGCAACCGTCTTTGCGGGAGTACCGACGATGTATAATTTTATGCTTCAATATGAAAACGGTCTGCAGGAGGATGTTCAATCTCTCAGACTATGCATTTCCGGAGGCGCCTCGATGCCGGTTGCCCTGCTGAAGGGATTTGAGCAAAAATTCAAGGTTGTCATTTCGGAAGGATACGGTTTATCGGAGGCCTCACCCGTCACCTGCTTCAATCCTCTTGACCGGCCCCGCAAACCGGGATCAATCGGGATGAATATCCTGAACGTGGAGAACAAAGTTGTGAATGAATTGGGGGAGGAAGTTCCGCCGAATCAAGTAGGGGAACTGATTGCCAAAGGGCCGAACATCATGAAGGGCTATTACAATATGCCGGAGGAAACGGCGTCTGCTATCCGCAATGGCTGGCTGTATACCGGGGATCTTGCCAGAATGGACGAAGAAGGCTATTTCTATATCGTCGACCGGAAAAAAGATATGATTATCGTGGGCGGATACAATGTGTATCCCCGCGAGGTCGAAGAAGTGTATTACAACCATCCTGATATCACAGAGGCAGCCGTTCTTGGCATTCCGGATCCGGAGCAGGGAGAAGCCGTTCTGTGTTATGTCGTGACCCAAAATCCTGCTTTAACAGCGGAAGCCTTAATTGAGTATGGGAAGGGCCAGCTGGCAAAATATAAAGTTCCGTCGTCTATCGAATTTTTAGAGGAGCTTCCTAAAAATACAACCGGCAAAATCCTTCGCCGCGCACTCAAGGAACAAGTGGCTGAAAGATCCCGCATATGAGTCTGATTCATTACGCAAAGGAGAATGGTACGGCCCTGGCTGTAATCAACCGCCCGGAGATGCTGAACTGCTTCAGTTATCAGACCCTGCTCGACCTAGAACAGGCTGTCGAGGAAATCCGGATTGACCGGGAGATCCGAACGGTCATCATTACCGGAGCCGGCGAGAAAGCGTTCAGTGCCGGCGCGGATCTGAAGGAAAGAAAAACACTGACAGATGAACAGGTCAGACGGAATTTGCTTAAAATGGGCGAAGTCCTGACAAAAATTGAACAGCTGCCTCAGCCTGTGATTGCTGCCATCAATGGCTTTGCATTCGGAGGGGGGCTGGAGCTTGCATTAGCCTGTGATTTCCGGATCATGGCGGACCATACCCAAATCGGCCTGACCGAAACGGGGCTCGGCATTATCCCGGGAGCGGGCGGAACCCAGCGGCTGCCGAGATTAATCGGCCCCTCCAAAGCGCTGGAGCTCATTGTAAAAGCAAAAAAAATCAACGCAGAAGAAGCGTTAGTCTATGGCTTAATTAACGAAGCTGTTCCATCCGGCCAGCTAATGGATACATGTAAGGAATGGGCTGCAGCCATTTCGCAGAACGCACCGATTGCCGTCACTCAGGCGAAATTCGCCGTGAAAAATGGAATGAATACGGATCTGCAGACCGGACTGCAAATCGAGCGAAAGGCTTATGAAGTAACCATTCCAACGGAGGACCGGCTGGAGGCCCTTCAGGCATTCAGCGAAAAACGCAAACCGGAGTTTAAA is a window encoding:
- a CDS encoding pyruvate oxidase, with product MARTGEIMADILERWGVDHLYGMPGDSINEFVEELRKARNELRFYQVRHEEVGALAAAAYAKLTGKIGVCLSIAGPGAVHLLNGLYDAKADGAPVLVLAGQVHSKQVGTDAFQEINLERMFDDVAVYNKRAESHEQLPDMLNQAIRTAYAEKGPAVLIVPDDLFAEKAEWDQPLTSDILADAAGFPDQKDMKLALEMLERAKRPVILAGKGALGAKQELTLFAAKIGAPVAITLPGKGAIPDLHPHCLGHLGQLGTKPAYQAMQETDLLIMIGTSYPYREFLPEKADAIQIDVETKFIGKRYPVACGLNGDAKKVLEVLTASAPFKEDRSFLEEYQKRIKSWREEMEKDKAQETEQLMPPQVMAEVQQVLDPDAILSVDVGNVTVWAARYLDLDQQSMVISSWLATMGCGLSGAIAAKIAEPEKQVWAFCGDGGFSMVMHDFVTAVRYKLPIVVVIFNNQKLGMIHYEQQEMGHLEYGTELGTIDFAKFAEACGGIGVRIHSRDKMRLALKQALKVEKPVILDVQVEEEPPLPGNISYGQAVHYTEYMVKKFFSEKSVTIPPIKKSMKRLF
- a CDS encoding excalibur calcium-binding domain-containing protein, yielding MMGLTWVGLFLAAALIFMVIQLNASVKQKLALTAAAFLSVLFLMLGQSGTSKPASVTEGSADQEKASAEEVKGLNKKLEALVDKNAEMAEAAEEMRDELAGAEAKKAEEIKLAVKAAEEEMTKAHQEEMKQVLDHAFKQSAEKAAPVQSMDGITGDPETASDKPSEYDPFGPDLDCGDFASQEDAQAVYEAAGGPGADPHDLDRDKDGMACDVN
- a CDS encoding fatty acid--CoA ligase family protein translates to MNVSTRLSETAAQYGEKAAYYFEGQAVSYAQLDGMVSRFAASLQSMGIQKGDHVALLLGNSPYFVIGMYGALRAGATVIPVNPIYTPAEIGYILSNGDVKGVIALDLLVPMFEQMNGQLPKLEHIIVCETPPSEKKRDFNPEEAVIFPKMKSFTNLLSPNDIEFKRPDLEEEDIAVILYTSGTTGKPKGAMLTHKNIYSNASDVAAYLKMNDSDKIVATLPMFHVFCLTVSLNAPLMSGASLIIVPKFSPKDVFRLIKEHKATVFAGVPTMYNFMLQYENGLQEDVQSLRLCISGGASMPVALLKGFEQKFKVVISEGYGLSEASPVTCFNPLDRPRKPGSIGMNILNVENKVVNELGEEVPPNQVGELIAKGPNIMKGYYNMPEETASAIRNGWLYTGDLARMDEEGYFYIVDRKKDMIIVGGYNVYPREVEEVYYNHPDITEAAVLGIPDPEQGEAVLCYVVTQNPALTAEALIEYGKGQLAKYKVPSSIEFLEELPKNTTGKILRRALKEQVAERSRI
- a CDS encoding enoyl-CoA hydratase-related protein, whose protein sequence is MSLIHYAKENGTALAVINRPEMLNCFSYQTLLDLEQAVEEIRIDREIRTVIITGAGEKAFSAGADLKERKTLTDEQVRRNLLKMGEVLTKIEQLPQPVIAAINGFAFGGGLELALACDFRIMADHTQIGLTETGLGIIPGAGGTQRLPRLIGPSKALELIVKAKKINAEEALVYGLINEAVPSGQLMDTCKEWAAAISQNAPIAVTQAKFAVKNGMNTDLQTGLQIERKAYEVTIPTEDRLEALQAFSEKRKPEFKGK